One segment of bacterium DNA contains the following:
- a CDS encoding 7-cyano-7-deazaguanine synthase: protein MPRRSSRTYNAVVLLSGGLDSALNLALARRYRGAALALTFDYGHRAARAEARAARKLCSFYGVDSRVVPLPWFRELLPRRLAQAGASLPSRLSDVDAVWVPNRNGVFVAVGAAFAEALGAPVVVVGFNVDEAAYFPDNSAAFVKAANGALRYSTAGKVKLVSYTASLGKEAIVKKAVRLGVPLKYVYPCYGEGPRPCGRCASCRRTAAALEAAGYPELRAEIFGGPSRPK from the coding sequence ATGCCGCGTCGTTCGTCCCGGACCTATAACGCCGTAGTCCTCCTCTCCGGCGGCCTCGATTCCGCGCTCAACCTGGCGCTCGCCCGGCGCTACCGCGGGGCGGCGTTGGCGCTCACCTTCGATTACGGCCATCGCGCGGCGCGAGCGGAGGCCCGCGCGGCCCGGAAACTGTGCTCCTTCTACGGCGTCGATAGCCGCGTCGTTCCGTTACCTTGGTTCCGCGAGTTGCTCCCGCGCCGGCTGGCCCAAGCGGGCGCATCCCTCCCCTCTCGGCTTTCGGACGTGGATGCGGTTTGGGTGCCGAACAGGAACGGCGTCTTCGTGGCCGTAGGCGCGGCGTTTGCCGAAGCTCTCGGCGCGCCGGTGGTAGTGGTCGGCTTCAACGTCGACGAGGCGGCCTACTTCCCCGATAACTCGGCGGCGTTCGTGAAGGCCGCGAACGGCGCGCTTCGTTACTCCACAGCCGGCAAGGTTAAGCTCGTGTCGTACACGGCTTCGCTGGGAAAAGAGGCCATCGTGAAAAAAGCGGTTCGTCTCGGCGTACCGCTGAAATACGTATATCCTTGTTACGGCGAGGGCCCGCGGCCTTGCGGACGTTGCGCCTCCTGCCGGCGTACCGCGGCGGCGTTGGAAGCGGCGGGTTATCCCGAGCTACGCGCGGAGATATTCGGCGGCCCGTCGCGGCCGAAATGA
- a CDS encoding 6-carboxytetrahydropterin synthase, with translation MPYLVKVEGRFAAAHAIRGYDGSCERMHGHNFTVTAVAEAATLDELGIAVDFKIMSKHLNEVLDVLDHQNLNELPAFSSRNATAENVAAFVYERLAPKVEALGAKLRRVTVEESPKYAASFVPDL, from the coding sequence ATGCCGTATCTAGTTAAAGTTGAAGGCCGCTTCGCCGCCGCGCACGCGATTCGCGGATACGACGGTTCGTGCGAGAGGATGCACGGCCATAACTTCACCGTAACGGCCGTCGCCGAAGCCGCGACGCTGGATGAGCTCGGGATAGCCGTAGATTTCAAAATAATGAGTAAGCACCTTAACGAGGTACTCGACGTTTTGGACCACCAGAACCTGAACGAGTTGCCCGCGTTCTCGAGCCGCAACGCCACCGCGGAAAACGTGGCGGCTTTCGTCTACGAGAGATTGGCGCCGAAGGTCGAAGCGCTGGGCGCGAAGTTACGCCGCGTCACGGTCGAGGAGTCGCCGAAATATGCCGCGTCGTTCGTCCCGGACCTATAA
- the coaE gene encoding dephospho-CoA kinase (Dephospho-CoA kinase (CoaE) performs the final step in coenzyme A biosynthesis.), giving the protein MIASAKPLVVGLTGAIGAGKSTVAGLLSKKGVPVIDADALGRDVVKTSARVREGLRAAFGPSVFTARGDVDRDALARAAFASEEAAARLNAVVHPALWERIRRELAAHKNADVVVIDAALIVEWGSPLPVDLVVVVDAPEDVRKRRSRGKYGEEDFYARQRRQFDERRKLSRADVVVDNSGSPAELEKKVDILYRVLLETARGKSLEPGPLAV; this is encoded by the coding sequence ATGATTGCATCGGCTAAACCGCTGGTAGTCGGCCTCACCGGGGCCATCGGCGCCGGGAAGAGTACCGTCGCCGGGCTATTGTCGAAAAAGGGCGTCCCGGTTATTGACGCGGACGCGCTGGGCCGCGACGTTGTAAAGACGTCGGCCCGCGTAAGAGAAGGATTACGGGCCGCGTTCGGGCCTTCGGTATTCACCGCGCGAGGCGACGTCGACCGGGACGCTTTGGCTCGAGCGGCCTTCGCGTCCGAGGAAGCGGCGGCGCGACTGAACGCCGTCGTTCACCCGGCGTTGTGGGAACGTATAAGGCGCGAGTTGGCCGCCCATAAAAACGCCGACGTGGTTGTCATAGACGCCGCTCTTATAGTAGAATGGGGCTCGCCGTTACCCGTCGACTTAGTCGTAGTGGTCGACGCCCCCGAAGACGTTCGTAAGCGACGGTCGCGGGGCAAGTACGGCGAGGAGGATTTCTACGCGCGCCAACGCCGCCAATTCGACGAACGGCGCAAACTCTCCCGGGCGGACGTGGTCGTCGACAACTCCGGGTCGCCGGCGGAACTTGAGAAAAAAGTAGATATTTTGTATCGGGTTTTATTGGAAACCGCTCGTGGGAAGTCGCTCGAGCCTGGGCCGCTGGCTGTTTGA
- a CDS encoding CAP domain-containing protein encodes MGKRTIYWRVIGLFAVPALTAAASFAGDDADFRRDLFSEIHGIPEVEEAMFKEVNRVREEAGLHPLAFDDGLTAAARQHSDEMRRLYYFAHESPTPGLKDALDRVYGAGLTDISVAENLASENSVPPSADADEVGRKLTELLLASEYHRENILDRRFTHSGIGCVVSDEGTLFCTQVFSKRSIVFKKIKLKRETAGVLRVTLTLETDDIIGVWLDEVDTHIFEPENGLVVVDLWFRTADGPRKVVVARRPANEYGAMKGFFMAEFDPEKPFDFSAGITDLDVVSEEQTRDESSVYVLEVEGEILTGAGNLKIADGNSQYDVKIKGKKFKAKYPILAGSGLREIYFVTGGETAHGLKVDADRPLAEAFCQTAPGE; translated from the coding sequence GTGGGGAAACGTACGATTTATTGGCGCGTTATCGGCCTGTTCGCGGTCCCGGCTTTGACCGCTGCTGCGTCGTTCGCCGGGGACGACGCCGACTTCCGGCGAGATCTGTTTTCCGAAATCCACGGGATACCGGAAGTCGAGGAAGCGATGTTCAAAGAAGTCAATCGCGTCAGGGAAGAAGCGGGGTTACACCCGCTTGCGTTCGACGACGGTTTGACGGCCGCGGCCCGCCAGCATTCCGACGAGATGAGGCGGCTCTACTATTTCGCTCACGAGTCGCCGACGCCCGGTTTAAAGGATGCCTTGGACCGTGTGTACGGCGCCGGTTTGACGGATATCTCGGTCGCCGAGAACCTGGCGTCCGAGAACAGCGTGCCCCCTTCCGCCGACGCGGACGAGGTAGGCCGCAAACTCACCGAACTCCTGCTCGCGAGCGAATATCATCGGGAAAACATCCTCGACCGGCGTTTTACGCACTCCGGTATCGGCTGCGTGGTTTCCGACGAGGGGACGCTTTTCTGCACCCAGGTTTTTTCAAAACGCTCCATCGTATTTAAAAAAATTAAACTTAAACGGGAAACCGCCGGCGTCTTACGAGTAACCTTGACGCTAGAGACCGACGACATTATCGGCGTATGGTTGGACGAAGTCGATACGCACATATTCGAACCCGAAAACGGTTTGGTAGTCGTCGACCTATGGTTTCGCACCGCGGACGGGCCGCGGAAAGTGGTCGTCGCGCGCCGGCCGGCAAACGAGTACGGCGCTATGAAGGGGTTTTTTATGGCCGAATTCGACCCCGAAAAGCCGTTCGACTTTAGCGCCGGGATAACGGACCTCGACGTCGTCTCGGAGGAACAAACGCGCGATGAATCCTCGGTTTACGTACTCGAGGTCGAGGGGGAGATTTTAACCGGCGCGGGGAACTTGAAGATAGCGGACGGCAATTCCCAATACGACGTTAAAATTAAAGGGAAAAAATTTAAAGCGAAATACCCTATATTGGCCGGTTCGGGCTTACGCGAAATATATTTCGTAACCGGAGGCGAAACGGCGCACGGGTTAAAAGTGGACGCCGACCGCCCGTTGGCGGAGGCTTTCTGCCAAACGGCGCCGGGAGAATAA
- the nadA gene encoding quinolinate synthase NadA yields the protein MKVDTAVDRKSDVLAEMAQLKRAENAAFLVHNYQIAEVQDIGDFVGDSLGLAQVAAQTDADLIVLCGVRFMAETAKLLNPEKTVLLPEQDANCPMAQMVRPGDVLALKGEHPDAVVVSYVNTTAATKAVTDICCTSANAVKVVSSIPEDREIIFTPDQHLGAYVHKMTGRDLIIWPGCCPTHARVTAEMVLEAKGEHPGAKVVVHPECPMEVIELADAVRSTSGMLKYCAESDASDFIIGTEKGMLYPLKKRCPEKNFWPVAEETVCPNMKLTKLESVRDALKNTQYEITIPPDIAEPARRAIDRMMEIGRESGN from the coding sequence ATGAAAGTAGACACGGCCGTCGACCGCAAGAGCGACGTACTCGCCGAGATGGCGCAGTTGAAACGGGCTGAAAACGCCGCCTTCCTGGTACATAACTACCAGATCGCCGAAGTGCAAGACATAGGGGACTTCGTCGGCGATTCCTTGGGCCTGGCCCAGGTCGCGGCCCAAACCGACGCCGACCTCATCGTCTTATGCGGCGTTCGGTTTATGGCCGAGACGGCGAAGCTGCTCAACCCGGAAAAAACGGTGCTCTTGCCGGAGCAAGATGCGAATTGCCCCATGGCGCAAATGGTCCGGCCGGGGGACGTTTTAGCGCTTAAGGGGGAACACCCCGACGCGGTCGTCGTGTCGTACGTAAACACGACCGCCGCGACGAAAGCCGTAACCGACATTTGTTGCACGTCGGCTAATGCCGTAAAAGTGGTTTCTTCCATCCCGGAGGACCGCGAGATAATATTCACCCCCGACCAACACCTGGGCGCGTACGTGCACAAGATGACAGGCCGGGACTTGATAATCTGGCCGGGTTGTTGCCCCACCCACGCCCGCGTCACCGCGGAGATGGTCCTGGAAGCCAAGGGAGAACACCCGGGCGCTAAAGTCGTCGTGCACCCGGAGTGCCCGATGGAGGTAATCGAGCTGGCCGACGCCGTGCGTTCCACGAGCGGCATGCTAAAATATTGCGCCGAGTCGGACGCCTCCGACTTCATAATAGGGACCGAGAAGGGGATGTTGTACCCGCTCAAGAAACGTTGCCCCGAGAAAAATTTCTGGCCCGTGGCCGAGGAAACGGTTTGCCCGAATATGAAGTTGACCAAACTCGAGAGCGTCCGCGACGCGCTCAAGAACACGCAGTACGAGATAACGATACCGCCGGATATCGCCGAACCCGCCCGACGGGCGATAGACCGCATGATGGAGATAGGGCGGGAAAGCGGGAACTGA
- the nadC gene encoding carboxylating nicotinate-nucleotide diphosphorylase: MPAESALDDVVSRALQEDVGSGDLTTTLLGISGERARAAVVARDSGVLFGIDVARRVFRTLDRRVIFNALLEDGRKFSAGRAVARLQGPAGPILAGERVALNFIQRLSGIATLTAAFVARADNVTVTILDTRKTTPGLRSLEKAAVRAGGGENHRLGLYDGIMVKDSHKRLCGGVAEAIRRAQEKRSRGVPIYAEVETIAEAEAAAAAGADVIMLDNFDPDAASDACIAVNGRAVVEVSGGVKLSNVAAYARTGATRISVGALTHSAPALDFSLEVEV, from the coding sequence GTGCCGGCCGAATCTGCTTTGGATGACGTCGTATCTCGGGCCCTTCAGGAAGACGTGGGCTCGGGCGACCTTACGACGACGCTGCTCGGCATCAGCGGGGAGCGGGCTCGAGCCGCGGTCGTCGCCCGCGACAGCGGCGTCCTGTTCGGCATCGACGTCGCGCGCCGCGTCTTCCGTACCCTTGACCGCCGCGTAATATTCAACGCCCTGCTCGAGGACGGCCGCAAATTCTCGGCGGGCCGGGCCGTGGCGAGGTTGCAAGGACCCGCCGGCCCCATATTGGCCGGCGAACGGGTAGCGCTGAACTTCATCCAACGGCTCTCGGGCATCGCGACGCTAACGGCGGCGTTCGTCGCGCGCGCCGATAACGTAACGGTGACGATACTCGATACGCGGAAGACGACGCCGGGCCTGCGTTCCTTAGAGAAAGCCGCGGTGCGGGCGGGAGGCGGCGAAAACCACCGCCTCGGCCTTTACGACGGTATTATGGTCAAGGACAGCCATAAAAGGTTATGCGGCGGCGTCGCGGAGGCGATCAGGCGGGCGCAGGAGAAACGAAGCCGCGGCGTGCCGATTTACGCCGAAGTGGAAACCATCGCGGAGGCGGAAGCAGCCGCAGCGGCCGGAGCCGACGTCATCATGCTCGACAACTTCGACCCCGACGCCGCGAGCGACGCTTGTATCGCCGTAAACGGCCGCGCCGTCGTAGAGGTCTCGGGTGGCGTCAAGTTGTCGAACGTGGCGGCGTACGCCCGCACGGGCGCGACGCGTATTTCCGTAGGCGCGCTAACCCATTCCGCGCCGGCGCTCGATTTCTCCCTGGAAGTGGAGGTTTAA
- a CDS encoding MerR family transcriptional regulator, with protein MAEDFLSDRHKIFYSIGEVSALTGLKSHILRYWESEFPTLKPEKRSNGRRAYRKADILLVLAIKKLLYEEGYTIAGARKKLAAARRRPAQDRGMVAELRKDLEKLLGLLAAGDKKRAKR; from the coding sequence ATGGCCGAAGATTTTCTAAGCGACCGCCACAAGATTTTTTACTCCATCGGCGAGGTCTCGGCGCTCACCGGCCTTAAAAGCCATATCCTCCGGTACTGGGAATCGGAGTTCCCGACGCTGAAGCCCGAGAAGCGGTCCAACGGCCGCCGCGCATACCGTAAGGCCGACATCCTTTTGGTATTGGCCATAAAGAAATTGTTGTACGAAGAAGGCTATACCATTGCCGGAGCCCGCAAGAAACTCGCCGCCGCGCGCCGGCGGCCGGCCCAGGACAGGGGTATGGTCGCCGAACTCCGCAAAGACCTCGAGAAATTGCTCGGCCTTCTCGCCGCCGGCGACAAAAAACGGGCCAAGCGGTAG
- a CDS encoding TIGR00725 family protein, protein MLVQLSVIGDAAAEPGLAETAYEVGRRAAERGWIVINGGLGGVMEAASRGAREAGGTTVGILPTYDAATANDYIDIIIPTGLGHARNTVLVAAASGVIAVGGRYGTLSEIALALKLGKPVVGINTWPGIEGVWPAPDAEAAVAKLASLLK, encoded by the coding sequence ATGCTCGTCCAACTTAGCGTAATCGGCGACGCGGCCGCCGAGCCGGGGCTCGCCGAGACCGCCTACGAAGTCGGCCGTCGAGCCGCCGAACGCGGATGGATAGTAATCAACGGCGGCCTGGGGGGCGTAATGGAAGCCGCGAGCAGAGGAGCCAGGGAAGCGGGGGGCACGACGGTCGGCATCCTTCCGACGTACGACGCGGCGACCGCCAACGATTACATAGATATAATAATCCCCACAGGATTGGGCCACGCGCGAAATACGGTACTCGTCGCCGCGGCCTCCGGCGTAATAGCCGTAGGCGGCCGTTACGGGACTTTATCCGAAATAGCGCTGGCCTTAAAACTCGGGAAACCCGTGGTAGGTATAAATACCTGGCCCGGCATAGAGGGGGTATGGCCGGCGCCGGACGCGGAGGCCGCGGTAGCCAAGCTCGCGTCGTTATTGAAGTAA
- a CDS encoding acylphosphatase, protein MLSADVVRRRLLFSGVVQGVGFRYWAVRESAVFKVTGYVRNMYDGSLEAVLEGPRDEVLGFERVLRQGPPYGRIRRVDGIDEEPRGEFASFDVKF, encoded by the coding sequence ATGCTCTCCGCCGACGTCGTCAGGCGCAGGTTATTATTCTCGGGCGTAGTCCAGGGCGTGGGGTTCCGTTATTGGGCCGTTCGCGAATCGGCGGTGTTCAAAGTGACCGGCTACGTGCGGAATATGTACGACGGCTCGTTGGAAGCCGTGCTCGAGGGGCCGCGCGACGAGGTATTGGGTTTCGAACGGGTTCTCCGCCAAGGGCCGCCTTACGGCCGCATCCGTCGCGTGGACGGGATAGACGAGGAGCCGAGGGGAGAATTCGCATCGTTCGACGTTAAGTTTTGA
- a CDS encoding sigma-70 family RNA polymerase sigma factor, whose amino-acid sequence MAKKPPPDESPEKPDRLDEETEAEDEDALGPDQISEVIDDLESEKEYEANLVRAYLLDISKIPILTKEEEIELARKIEKGDGDARAKMIVSNLRLVVNVAKQSIGRGMFFLDLIEEGNLGLIRAVEKFSYLKGCRFSTYATWWIRQTINRALINQGRTIRVPVHVVDLTKKYFRTLQGLAHELEREPAPAEVAAVMGISREQVERILLSSRRTYKLDAELPGSERSLLEKVEDDKAEAPYATAYLLVRYGRLAELMKRLSKREQDVLRMRFGLDGHEQLTLKKTGEKLGITRERVRQIEKEALNKLRQMAKSEGGSSDNMFGDVP is encoded by the coding sequence GTGGCAAAAAAACCGCCCCCCGACGAAAGCCCCGAAAAACCGGACCGCCTCGACGAAGAGACGGAGGCCGAAGACGAAGACGCCCTCGGGCCCGACCAGATCTCCGAGGTCATAGACGACCTCGAGTCGGAGAAGGAGTACGAGGCCAACCTCGTGCGGGCGTACCTGTTGGATATCTCCAAGATCCCCATTCTAACTAAAGAGGAAGAAATCGAGCTGGCCCGGAAGATAGAGAAGGGCGACGGCGACGCCCGGGCCAAGATGATCGTCTCCAACCTGCGCCTCGTAGTAAACGTCGCGAAGCAGTCCATCGGCAGAGGGATGTTTTTCCTGGACCTCATAGAGGAGGGGAACCTCGGCCTTATCCGCGCGGTGGAGAAGTTCTCGTACCTCAAGGGCTGTCGGTTCAGCACCTACGCCACGTGGTGGATTCGGCAAACCATAAACCGAGCGCTGATAAATCAGGGGAGGACCATAAGGGTGCCGGTACACGTCGTCGACCTTACCAAGAAATATTTCCGTACCCTGCAGGGATTGGCTCACGAGCTGGAGCGGGAACCGGCGCCGGCCGAAGTAGCGGCGGTTATGGGTATTTCGCGGGAACAAGTCGAACGGATCCTCCTGTCGTCCCGCAGGACCTACAAACTCGACGCCGAACTGCCCGGGTCCGAGCGGTCGCTTTTGGAAAAGGTCGAGGACGATAAAGCCGAAGCGCCGTACGCGACGGCTTATCTGCTCGTGCGGTACGGTAGACTGGCCGAACTAATGAAGCGCCTTAGCAAAAGGGAGCAGGACGTCTTACGGATGAGGTTCGGCCTCGACGGCCACGAACAGCTAACCTTAAAAAAGACCGGCGAGAAATTGGGGATAACGCGCGAACGCGTGCGCCAAATAGAGAAAGAGGCGTTGAACAAACTACGGCAAATGGCCAAGTCCGAGGGGGGTTCGAGTGATAATATGTTCGGTGACGTTCCATAA
- a CDS encoding adenine phosphoribosyltransferase: MEERLKSHIRDVPDWPKEGIIFKDITTLLREPEAFKLAVNALAERYRDRGVDYVASVEARGFILGAPVAYLLGAGFVPIRKPGKLPCDTRREEYELEYGTDAVEVHADAFDAGDRVLVCDDLLATGGTALATARLVESCNATVEAFVFLVELDFLSGRDKLRDYEVFSIIHYG, translated from the coding sequence ATCGAGGAAAGACTTAAAAGCCACATCCGGGACGTCCCCGACTGGCCTAAAGAAGGAATCATATTTAAGGACATTACGACGTTGCTGCGCGAACCGGAGGCTTTCAAACTTGCCGTAAACGCCTTGGCCGAAAGGTATCGCGACCGCGGCGTCGACTACGTGGCGTCGGTAGAAGCCAGGGGGTTTATCCTGGGCGCCCCCGTAGCGTACCTTCTGGGCGCGGGCTTCGTTCCCATCCGCAAACCCGGTAAATTGCCCTGCGACACCCGGCGCGAGGAGTACGAACTGGAATACGGCACCGACGCCGTGGAAGTGCACGCTGACGCGTTCGACGCCGGCGACAGGGTCCTGGTTTGCGACGACCTCCTGGCTACCGGCGGTACGGCTCTCGCCACCGCGAGACTCGTGGAATCGTGTAATGCGACGGTGGAAGCTTTCGTATTCTTGGTCGAACTAGACTTCTTATCGGGTCGGGATAAGCTCCGCGACTACGAAGTATTTTCCATAATCCATTACGGCTAA
- a CDS encoding GYF domain-containing protein, with translation MEYYLNINGNQRGPLGIAEFRELVRDKAVSQEDYVWEAKQGRWIKIKFHAELAAIFEQEAVAASVEEEGYFINVEGKTGGPFPKDAIIKEIERGRFKGSHFVWDAESNRWLKASEHAVFAEFLTGAVPRKAVKKYYLGKEGARFGPFEFGEVEEKILNGEFNRDHYVWEPQSKKWLKFTEVADFADVFADLETPEPEVPPPMFAEEPSIPAPPGGPTAPPVATAPPEPAAPLERAPAPPPDRGLAPPPGPKPPPPPVATRPLVPAGEPALSPPERSIPEPQVGDLVSLTIPPPTPEERPAPPKTPKISVDEVEFKQVSAEEEEITLGKGKGVEIDRTVVLDFSRPSFIRRVAAQLVDLFFISLSYFIVALIFSFLDMNPYLPGPDQYYYQQWFWGTIAGLGIFYFLVRDAGGASIGKRIMGLRVVKINDYDRPATVVHSIVRNITLLVPLLNILDVVYAFTDPKGRRVGDRAAGTVLTESHEIDYLREQRTILDEVY, from the coding sequence ATGGAGTATTATTTAAATATCAACGGGAATCAGCGCGGCCCGCTAGGCATCGCCGAGTTCCGCGAGCTTGTTAGGGATAAGGCCGTATCGCAGGAAGACTACGTCTGGGAAGCGAAGCAGGGCAGGTGGATTAAAATAAAATTCCACGCCGAGTTGGCCGCGATCTTCGAACAGGAAGCCGTCGCGGCGTCCGTGGAGGAAGAGGGTTACTTTATCAACGTCGAGGGCAAGACCGGCGGCCCGTTCCCCAAGGACGCTATAATCAAGGAAATCGAGCGCGGCCGGTTCAAAGGCTCCCATTTCGTTTGGGACGCCGAATCCAACCGGTGGTTGAAGGCTTCCGAACACGCCGTATTCGCGGAATTCCTCACCGGAGCCGTACCCCGGAAAGCCGTAAAAAAGTATTACCTCGGTAAGGAGGGTGCTCGTTTCGGCCCGTTCGAATTCGGCGAAGTCGAAGAAAAGATACTGAACGGCGAGTTTAACCGCGACCACTACGTTTGGGAACCGCAATCGAAGAAGTGGTTAAAGTTCACGGAAGTAGCCGATTTCGCGGACGTCTTCGCGGATTTAGAAACGCCGGAACCGGAAGTCCCGCCTCCTATGTTCGCCGAAGAACCTTCGATTCCGGCGCCGCCGGGGGGCCCGACCGCGCCGCCGGTGGCGACCGCGCCGCCGGAACCCGCCGCGCCGCTGGAGCGCGCGCCGGCGCCGCCCCCGGACCGCGGCCTCGCACCGCCCCCGGGGCCGAAGCCGCCCCCGCCGCCGGTGGCGACCCGGCCCCTCGTCCCGGCCGGCGAACCGGCGTTATCACCGCCCGAAAGAAGTATCCCCGAACCCCAAGTGGGGGACCTGGTATCGCTAACCATACCGCCCCCGACCCCGGAGGAAAGACCGGCTCCACCCAAAACCCCGAAAATCTCGGTCGACGAAGTGGAGTTCAAACAGGTATCCGCGGAGGAAGAAGAGATTACGTTGGGGAAGGGTAAAGGCGTTGAGATCGACCGTACGGTCGTGTTGGATTTCTCGCGGCCTTCGTTCATCAGGCGCGTAGCGGCGCAACTGGTAGATCTATTTTTTATTAGCCTCTCGTACTTCATCGTCGCCCTCATATTCAGCTTTTTGGATATGAACCCTTACTTGCCGGGGCCGGACCAATATTATTACCAACAATGGTTTTGGGGTACGATCGCCGGCCTGGGTATCTTCTACTTCCTCGTACGGGACGCGGGCGGCGCGAGCATCGGCAAGCGCATTATGGGCTTACGGGTCGTCAAAATTAACGACTACGACCGACCGGCCACCGTGGTCCACTCGATAGTCCGCAATATAACGTTGCTCGTACCTCTCCTAAACATATTAGACGTCGTGTACGCGTTTACGGACCCTAAAGGGCGTAGGGTCGGCGATCGCGCGGCCGGTACGGTATTGACCGAATCTCACGAGATAGACTACTTGCGCGAACAACGTACTATTCTCGATGAAGTTTACTAA
- the sppA gene encoding signal peptide peptidase SppA: MSSKKWWLMGGGAALFALLTIIVALALLCRFLPEVKAYSPVGKKIAILDIKGSIVSSEETIKIIHSYRDDPTIAAVVLYIDSPGGGVAPSQELYAELLRLKEKNKKVYAYMSTLGASGGYYVACASDKIYAAPGTLTGSIGVIMTFTNVEGLFGKIGLSSKTIKSGRYKDIGSPFRPMTPEEEALLGETVDDVYQQFLDTVVDARRQTISDRLEEAGVKKPTKYRVRRYVMEYADGRIFSGRQAQELGFVDELGNFQKCLKDVAREIGVKGRPTIVRKRPKEQSLYELLFGRVRTELLGVGEPTTRVELKYSLY; encoded by the coding sequence ATGTCGTCAAAGAAATGGTGGCTGATGGGTGGGGGAGCGGCCCTGTTCGCGCTGCTCACGATAATCGTAGCTTTGGCCTTACTCTGTCGCTTCCTCCCCGAGGTTAAGGCTTATTCGCCCGTGGGGAAGAAGATCGCGATATTGGATATAAAGGGGTCGATAGTATCTTCGGAAGAGACGATTAAAATAATCCACTCCTACCGGGACGACCCTACCATCGCCGCCGTCGTCCTCTACATCGACAGCCCGGGGGGTGGGGTAGCGCCGTCGCAAGAGCTTTATGCGGAATTACTACGGCTTAAAGAAAAGAACAAAAAAGTTTACGCGTATATGTCTACGCTGGGGGCTTCGGGAGGGTATTACGTCGCTTGCGCTAGCGATAAAATATACGCCGCGCCGGGGACCCTCACCGGGTCCATCGGCGTCATAATGACCTTCACGAACGTGGAGGGCCTTTTCGGCAAGATAGGGCTCTCGAGCAAGACCATCAAGAGCGGCCGCTACAAGGATATCGGCTCGCCTTTCCGGCCTATGACGCCCGAAGAAGAAGCCCTGCTCGGCGAAACGGTGGACGACGTCTACCAGCAGTTCCTCGACACGGTAGTCGACGCGCGGCGTCAAACCATATCCGACAGGCTCGAAGAAGCCGGCGTAAAGAAACCCACGAAATACCGCGTGCGCCGGTACGTCATGGAATACGCGGACGGTCGGATTTTCTCGGGCCGGCAAGCGCAAGAGCTGGGGTTTGTAGACGAGTTGGGTAATTTCCAAAAATGCTTGAAAGACGTCGCGCGAGAGATCGGCGTCAAAGGGCGTCCCACCATCGTGAGGAAAAGGCCCAAGGAGCAATCTCTTTACGAATTACTTTTCGGACGCGTCCGCACCGAGCTTTTAGGGGTGGGCGAACCAACTACCCGCGTAGAGTTGAAATATTCTCTCTATTAA